TCTAGTTCGCTTCACCGTTTGGTATGAAGCGCGGAAGAGGCCCCCGAAGGTTTTCCAGAACGTCCTGCAACCGGCCCTCGGCCACATGCTCAGCTTCTCCCGCGAGCAACGGTGTCATCAGTCGCACAAGCGCTCCATCGGTTCGCCCGGTTCGAATACCATCGATCATCAGCCAGTATTTAGCCTCAAAGTCCCAGGCAATGCGACGGCCCTTCTGTTCAAACCAATAGTAAACCATCATCTTTTGCTCGCCTTTCTGGATAATGGCTTTGTTGATTTCGAAGGGTGCATCACTGCCAATTTCGGCGGCAACGTCGCTACGTTCTAGCCATGCAATTTCCCAGCCTCCGCCGGGCAGGCAGATCTCGGGACTGTGGACACCGCCCTGCGATTGGTCAGCATACCACGCCATGAACAAGGCAACACCAGCACTCG
The Tateyamaria omphalii DNA segment above includes these coding regions:
- a CDS encoding exosortase C-terminal domain/associated protein EpsI, with the translated sequence MTPEVEKALQADDYLHTDFVRPEASAGVALFMAWYADQSQGGVHSPEICLPGGGWEIAWLERSDVAAEIGSDAPFEINKAIIQKGEQKMMVYYWFEQKGRRIAWDFEAKYWLMIDGIRTGRTDGALVRLMTPLLAGEAEHVAEGRLQDVLENLRGPLPRFIPNGEAN